A DNA window from Gammaproteobacteria bacterium contains the following coding sequences:
- a CDS encoding carotenoid 1,2-hydratase — translation MPHKHSLVSISISALTCAALIAGLAYGLWLLSNNEPARDTYTINEALDGQNTSGFFQATRPRQFAFPTDHGPHEGYRTEWWYFTGNVITSEGRPFGFELTFFRVALTPTKTVDDSAWRTNQLYMAHFALTDVDGKQFYAFERFSRSALGLAGAQAQPVHIWLEDWFVRSSETQGFPVNLSAADGDVAIELRLDQGKPVVLHGQRGFSQKNAKPGNASYYYSLTRMPTRGRVRIGSETFEVVGASWMDREWSTSALGADQIGWDWFALQLSDGHEIMFYRLRRNDGSTDPYSAGTLVTPSGTALHLTHDAVQIKILDYWQSPRDGIRYPARWRFTIPIEKLELEIRPVLAEQELNLSVRYWEGAVEFGGTHGDDPIHGRGYVELTGYSRRQGPRNQ, via the coding sequence ATGCCCCATAAACACAGCCTTGTATCGATAAGTATCAGCGCACTCACCTGTGCAGCACTCATCGCTGGATTGGCATATGGTCTATGGTTGTTGAGCAATAATGAACCAGCACGTGACACCTACACAATCAACGAGGCCCTGGACGGCCAAAACACATCAGGATTCTTCCAGGCCACCCGCCCCCGCCAATTTGCGTTCCCAACCGATCATGGCCCCCACGAAGGCTACCGCACAGAGTGGTGGTATTTTACCGGTAACGTGATTACGTCTGAGGGGCGACCGTTTGGTTTCGAGCTGACGTTCTTCAGGGTGGCACTGACACCAACAAAGACAGTCGACGACTCCGCTTGGCGAACTAATCAGCTCTACATGGCGCATTTTGCTTTAACCGACGTCGACGGCAAGCAATTCTACGCCTTTGAGCGATTTAGTCGCAGCGCCCTTGGTCTTGCCGGTGCACAAGCTCAACCCGTTCACATATGGCTTGAAGACTGGTTTGTTCGCTCAAGCGAGACACAAGGCTTTCCAGTAAACTTAAGTGCCGCAGATGGCGACGTTGCAATCGAACTCAGACTGGACCAAGGCAAACCAGTCGTTTTGCATGGCCAGCGCGGATTCAGTCAAAAGAATGCCAAACCGGGAAATGCCTCGTATTACTATTCGCTAACCCGAATGCCCACACGCGGAAGGGTGCGCATCGGTTCTGAAACGTTCGAGGTGGTGGGCGCAAGCTGGATGGACCGTGAGTGGAGCACAAGTGCCCTTGGCGCCGATCAGATTGGCTGGGACTGGTTTGCACTGCAACTCTCCGATGGGCACGAGATCATGTTTTATCGGCTGAGACGGAATGATGGTAGCACCGACCCTTACAGTGCCGGAACGTTAGTCACCCCCAGTGGCACAGCCCTTCATTTGACGCATGATGCAGTGCAGATCAAGATCCTTGACTATTGGCAAAGTCCTCGCGATGGTATCCGTTACCCGGCACGCTGGCGCTTCACGATACCGATCGAAAAACTGGAATTAGAAATCCGACCCGTGCTAGCTGAGCAGGAACTGAATCTTTCAGTTCGCTACTGGGAAGGCGCGGTGGAGTTTGGGGGTACCCATGGCGATGATCCAATACACGGCCGAGGCTATGTGGAACTGACCGGGTACAGCCGTCGCCAGGGCCCCAGAAATCAATAG
- a CDS encoding rhomboid family intramembrane serine protease — protein sequence MIPLHDDNPTSIPPIVTVSLIGTSILIFLWQVALGPDGFQRIVLSLGLIPSVLFDEAKLPGELALVPPEVTVISSMFLHGGWMHLLGNMLYLWIFGNNVEDAMGHSRFLAFYFLCGIVAALGQAMGNPTSTIPMIGASGAISGVLGAYLLLYPHARILVLVPIGILLTTVSMRAFWVLVFWFVLQLLYSAMSDSDAGGVAWFAHISGFIAGMAFIPLFKYRKVHLFNPPHRNPQSYQ from the coding sequence GTGATCCCGCTGCATGACGACAATCCAACCAGCATCCCGCCGATTGTTACCGTAAGCCTCATTGGAACCTCCATCCTCATCTTCCTGTGGCAAGTTGCGCTTGGCCCTGATGGTTTTCAACGCATTGTTCTCAGTCTAGGATTAATTCCCAGCGTTTTATTCGACGAGGCCAAGTTACCCGGCGAGCTTGCACTGGTCCCGCCTGAAGTGACGGTTATTAGCTCCATGTTTCTCCACGGAGGCTGGATGCACTTGCTTGGAAATATGCTGTACCTGTGGATATTTGGTAACAATGTGGAAGACGCGATGGGACATAGCCGCTTTCTGGCCTTTTATTTCCTCTGTGGTATCGTCGCAGCATTAGGCCAGGCAATGGGAAACCCAACGTCGACCATCCCGATGATTGGGGCGAGCGGTGCCATTTCTGGCGTCCTCGGCGCATATCTTTTATTGTATCCCCACGCCCGAATCCTGGTTTTGGTCCCCATAGGCATCCTATTAACAACAGTCTCTATGCGCGCATTCTGGGTGCTCGTGTTCTGGTTCGTTCTACAACTACTCTATTCAGCGATGAGCGACTCTGATGCCGGTGGCGTCGCATGGTTCGCCCATATCAGCGGCTTCATTGCAGGTATGGCTTTCATCCCGCTGTTTAAATACCGAAAGGTGCACCTATTTAATCCTCCGCATCGAAACCCGCAAAGCTACCAGTAA
- a CDS encoding FtsX-like permease family protein: MNRILWRASRRYLISHPWQPGLAALGVALGVAVVVAINLAEASAKRAFTLSTEMVIGKATHQIIGGPAGVDEALYVQLRRNEGIQPAAPVVEGYVYVPGDPGRTLKLLGVDPFEEPPFRPYWQHFGRGSEIDVARLVTQPNTALLGTATAREIGLKPGDTLKLRIGAEPAAVQIISFITSGNGAPNAGLDDLLITDISTAQALLRIPGRLSRVDLILPTGRQGNATVKKLRAMLPPDLELVSTGIRTQAVQQMTHAFQTNLTALSLLALFVGMFLIYNTMTFVVIQRRELIGNLRALGVMRREIFQLILVEALFIGLVGTLCGLLLGIVLSHGLLRLVTQTINDLYFVITVRQLAVPPFTLAAAVLLGLGVTALAAWVPAYEAASVPPRVAMNRSLIETKVRHLVKHSALSGLLVVAFGTAALLLPSQSLALGFAGLFALLLGATLLSPAATVGLVRLCQPAFSRVFGLVGRLAARSVLASLSRTAVAVAALMVAVSVALSVGIMIASFRLSVADWLETVLRADLYVSLPRPVASPPQGNMPPALVERISSAPGVADSSTVRRAHIESKHGITEIVAYKLSPRSYAGFRFKDGDADVIWPAFEDQEAVLISEPYSYHHGLGVDSILRLRTDKGERGFRIAGVYYDYGSDQGVVAMSHRTYELYWSDQNVSGIGIYLNPGTTLSDMKDVLHRVAGPHQELQIVSSRKIREASLEIFDRTFAITEVLRFLTALIAFVAVFSALMSLQLERTREFGVLRAIGLTPPQLWGLILSQTGLMGLVAGLLALPVGIVLALALIFVINQRSFGWTMDVYVSSGILVQSMVMALAAAILAGIYPAFKMARARPAEMLRQE, from the coding sequence GTGAACAGGATCCTCTGGCGGGCCAGTCGGCGCTACCTGATCTCTCACCCCTGGCAACCAGGTTTGGCCGCCCTTGGCGTCGCCCTTGGCGTTGCCGTGGTAGTGGCGATCAATCTTGCTGAGGCCAGCGCAAAGCGCGCCTTTACCCTGTCCACCGAAATGGTCATCGGCAAGGCGACCCACCAAATCATCGGTGGGCCGGCAGGCGTTGACGAAGCACTCTACGTACAACTCAGACGAAATGAAGGCATCCAACCGGCGGCGCCGGTCGTAGAGGGCTACGTCTACGTTCCTGGTGATCCAGGACGCACGTTAAAACTGCTGGGCGTGGATCCTTTTGAGGAGCCCCCATTTCGGCCATATTGGCAACATTTTGGGCGAGGTTCAGAAATTGATGTGGCGAGGTTGGTTACACAGCCCAACACCGCATTGCTGGGGACAGCCACAGCCCGCGAGATAGGCCTCAAACCGGGTGACACCTTGAAGTTACGGATTGGTGCAGAGCCCGCCGCTGTTCAGATTATTAGTTTCATCACATCGGGCAACGGTGCGCCCAATGCCGGCTTGGACGACCTTCTTATTACCGACATTTCAACCGCACAGGCACTCCTTCGAATCCCGGGTCGACTCAGCCGCGTTGACCTGATCCTACCAACGGGCCGCCAAGGTAACGCCACTGTAAAGAAGCTTCGTGCAATGTTACCACCTGACCTGGAGTTGGTTTCTACTGGCATACGCACGCAGGCTGTCCAGCAGATGACGCACGCCTTTCAAACGAATCTCACGGCACTCAGCCTACTGGCACTGTTCGTCGGCATGTTCCTAATCTACAACACCATGACATTCGTCGTGATTCAACGTCGCGAACTCATCGGCAATCTGCGTGCACTCGGAGTAATGCGCAGAGAAATTTTTCAACTTATTCTGGTTGAAGCCCTTTTCATTGGGCTTGTTGGCACACTATGTGGCTTATTACTTGGGATCGTGCTTAGCCATGGACTTTTACGACTGGTCACACAGACAATAAACGACCTCTACTTTGTTATTACGGTACGGCAGCTCGCCGTGCCTCCGTTTACACTCGCCGCAGCTGTACTATTAGGTCTCGGCGTCACCGCGCTCGCCGCATGGGTGCCTGCCTACGAGGCGGCTAGCGTTCCACCCAGAGTGGCAATGAACCGGTCTCTGATTGAGACCAAGGTGCGGCATCTAGTGAAACATAGTGCCTTGAGTGGTTTGTTGGTGGTGGCGTTTGGCACGGCGGCCCTGTTGCTCCCGAGCCAGAGTCTTGCGCTTGGATTCGCTGGGCTCTTTGCTTTGCTACTCGGTGCGACCCTGTTGAGCCCCGCGGCTACCGTTGGACTGGTTCGCTTGTGTCAACCCGCATTCAGTCGCGTGTTTGGACTCGTCGGTCGCCTTGCGGCGCGCTCCGTACTCGCGTCACTCTCTCGCACCGCCGTCGCAGTCGCCGCTCTGATGGTTGCCGTGTCAGTAGCCTTGAGTGTCGGCATCATGATCGCCAGTTTTCGTCTATCGGTAGCCGATTGGCTCGAGACCGTGTTGAGGGCCGATCTCTACGTTTCGCTTCCGCGTCCTGTCGCAAGCCCACCTCAAGGGAATATGCCCCCTGCCTTGGTTGAACGGATCAGTTCAGCCCCTGGTGTTGCGGATTCGAGTACGGTGCGGCGTGCACACATCGAATCAAAACACGGGATTACCGAGATCGTGGCATACAAACTATCCCCTCGTTCCTACGCTGGCTTTCGCTTTAAGGACGGAGATGCCGACGTAATCTGGCCCGCCTTTGAAGATCAGGAAGCCGTCCTTATCTCCGAACCCTATTCCTACCATCATGGTCTGGGTGTTGATTCAATTCTGCGGCTAAGGACGGACAAGGGTGAGCGAGGCTTCCGCATTGCCGGTGTTTACTACGACTATGGCTCAGATCAGGGCGTTGTCGCGATGAGCCATCGCACCTACGAACTTTATTGGAGCGATCAAAATGTTTCCGGAATTGGAATCTATCTGAATCCAGGGACCACACTAAGCGATATGAAGGACGTCCTGCACCGCGTCGCAGGCCCGCACCAAGAACTCCAGATCGTGTCAAGCCGAAAGATCAGGGAGGCCTCCTTGGAAATCTTTGACCGGACCTTCGCAATCACCGAGGTGCTCCGATTTCTTACAGCACTGATTGCTTTCGTTGCCGTCTTCAGCGCGCTGATGTCCCTACAGTTAGAGCGCACCCGTGAATTTGGCGTGCTGCGTGCGATTGGCCTCACGCCGCCACAACTTTGGGGTTTAATTCTCTCGCAGACGGGGCTAATGGGGCTGGTCGCAGGGCTGCTAGCCCTTCCAGTAGGCATTGTCCTCGCACTTGCCCTGATCTTCGTTATCAATCAGCGCTCATTCGGCTGGACCATGGACGTCTATGTCAGCTCCGGTATTCTTGTGCAGAGCATGGTGATGGCGCTTGCAGCGGCAATACTGGCGGGCATCTATCCCGCTTTCAAGATGGCGCGGGCACGGCCAGCAGAAATGCTACGGCAGGAATAA
- the putP gene encoding sodium/proline symporter PutP, which produces MLEDRATIILTFVVYVVILLTIGWLGYRRTRNLADYILGGRRLGRWVSALSAGASDMSGWLLLGLPGYAYLAGFEAGWIALGLLIGTYLNWRIVAARLRAYSAAADDALTLSEFFEHRFEDNTKVLRVVSAAFILLFYFFYTSAGLVAGGKLFETVFDMPYRWAVAAGTGVILLYTSVGGFLAVSWTDLVQGLLMALALVAVPIVAIIQLGGWEAMIGAMSDSNPALLDVFTSSDGNMITAIAILSLLGWGLGYFGQPHILARFMAIRSTQAVAGARRIAISWTGLTLMGAILVGVAGIGYLTNAPLEGANVETVFMVLVEAFFHPIPASICLAAILAAIMSTADSQLLVSSSALAEDFYKALFRRNASERELVRVGRAAVILIAVIAFGLALDPNSKVLELVAYAWAGLGAAFGPTLILSLYWKRMTRIGALAGIITGGLTVMIWKQLQGGIFDLYELVPGFALSFLAIIIASLASRPPGAKTLNKFGSITAEIR; this is translated from the coding sequence ATGCTTGAGGATAGAGCGACCATTATCCTCACGTTCGTCGTTTATGTAGTTATCCTGCTTACGATTGGATGGCTTGGGTATCGTCGGACCAGAAATCTTGCCGACTATATACTCGGCGGCCGCAGATTAGGCCGATGGGTCAGTGCGCTCAGTGCCGGCGCATCCGATATGAGCGGCTGGTTATTGCTCGGCTTGCCGGGTTATGCCTACCTTGCAGGTTTCGAGGCCGGGTGGATAGCCCTGGGGCTCCTTATCGGTACCTATTTGAACTGGCGAATTGTTGCCGCCCGCCTGCGTGCATACAGTGCTGCCGCGGATGATGCGCTGACCCTATCCGAGTTCTTCGAGCATCGGTTTGAGGACAACACAAAGGTATTGCGGGTGGTATCGGCGGCTTTTATCCTGCTTTTCTATTTTTTCTACACGAGCGCTGGACTCGTTGCCGGCGGAAAATTGTTTGAAACGGTCTTTGACATGCCCTATAGGTGGGCCGTCGCAGCAGGGACGGGGGTGATCCTGCTGTATACGTCGGTGGGCGGATTTTTGGCGGTCTCCTGGACGGACCTGGTCCAGGGCCTGTTGATGGCACTGGCGCTTGTTGCCGTGCCCATCGTGGCCATCATCCAGCTCGGTGGGTGGGAGGCGATGATCGGTGCCATGAGCGACAGCAACCCTGCACTACTTGACGTGTTCACATCCAGCGATGGGAATATGATCACGGCCATCGCAATCCTCTCTTTGCTCGGCTGGGGGCTTGGCTATTTCGGACAACCTCATATTCTGGCCCGATTCATGGCCATTCGTTCAACACAAGCGGTTGCAGGGGCCCGTCGCATTGCTATCAGTTGGACAGGGTTAACGCTGATGGGCGCCATACTCGTCGGTGTCGCAGGCATTGGTTACCTTACAAACGCCCCGCTTGAAGGCGCCAATGTTGAAACGGTATTCATGGTGCTCGTCGAGGCATTTTTTCATCCCATACCAGCGAGCATCTGTCTAGCGGCCATTCTTGCGGCCATCATGAGCACGGCAGACTCCCAATTACTTGTGTCGTCATCCGCTTTGGCCGAGGACTTCTATAAGGCGCTGTTCAGAAGAAATGCAAGCGAGCGGGAGCTCGTGAGAGTTGGGCGGGCCGCCGTGATTCTCATCGCTGTCATCGCCTTTGGATTGGCCCTTGACCCGAATAGCAAGGTGCTTGAACTCGTTGCATACGCCTGGGCCGGGTTAGGTGCTGCCTTCGGACCCACGCTGATTCTGTCACTTTACTGGAAGCGTATGACTCGCATTGGGGCTTTAGCCGGCATTATAACCGGTGGTCTTACCGTGATGATTTGGAAACAACTCCAAGGCGGAATCTTTGATCTCTATGAGCTGGTGCCCGGCTTTGCATTGTCTTTTCTTGCGATTATCATTGCCAGTCTCGCGAGTCGCCCACCAGGCGCGAAGACGCTGAATAAATTCGGCTCCATCACCGCCGAGATACGTTAA
- a CDS encoding ABC transporter ATP-binding protein, with amino-acid sequence MTERPLIELRNLTKIYQEGKREHAVFRDVNTEFNKGALIVLLGRSGSGKSTLLNLISGIDEPTAGDVIINSTQITQLSEQERTLFRRRHIGFIFQFFNLIPTLTVEENLLLPIELNNRMDSEMRDKALGLLEEVSLGDRATSFPEGLSGGEQQRVAIARALVHDPLLILADEPTGNLDLETGRDVLDLLDRLTRQTGKTMIMGTHSKEVVGIADRILNIRNGQLVEDNAKS; translated from the coding sequence ATGACAGAACGCCCGCTCATAGAACTGCGGAACCTGACCAAGATCTATCAGGAAGGAAAACGTGAGCATGCTGTCTTTCGCGATGTCAATACAGAATTCAACAAAGGCGCCCTAATTGTCCTGCTCGGTAGGAGTGGTTCGGGGAAATCCACATTGCTTAATCTAATAAGTGGCATTGACGAGCCGACTGCGGGCGATGTCATTATTAATTCTACTCAGATTACCCAGTTGTCGGAACAGGAACGCACATTATTCAGGCGCCGCCACATCGGATTTATCTTTCAGTTTTTTAATCTCATCCCCACACTCACGGTTGAGGAAAATCTACTCCTGCCGATAGAGTTGAACAACCGTATGGACTCAGAGATGCGTGACAAGGCACTAGGTCTGCTTGAAGAAGTTAGCCTCGGTGACCGTGCCACGAGTTTCCCGGAGGGGCTGTCGGGCGGCGAGCAGCAGCGCGTCGCGATTGCTCGCGCACTGGTACACGATCCACTTTTAATTCTTGCCGACGAGCCAACTGGGAACCTGGATTTGGAAACTGGGCGCGACGTTCTGGATCTCCTTGACCGGCTAACAAGACAGACCGGAAAAACCATGATCATGGGCACCCATAGTAAGGAGGTCGTCGGCATAGCCGATCGGATCTTGAATATCCGTAACGGCCAGCTTGTAGAGGACAACGCAAAATCGTGA
- a CDS encoding NRDE family protein has translation MCLILFSNKEHPVYSLVLGANRDEFYERPTAPASFWTDAPNMLAGRDLRHGGTWLGIHRNGRFAAVSNYRDPSSDRLQALSRGIVVRDFLLGFAEPLAYLQQLSRKRNQYNYFNLILGKASDIWYYCNRNDEVRSLSSGLYGMSNHLLNTPWLKVEEGKAALHQLISKEKNIHPERILDILADRSIANDYRLPDTGVSLDMERMLSARFISSAHYGTRSSTVLLIDKQGNVTFTERSFDTQSNESKTLRYRFTITASSQTEPLSTVTAT, from the coding sequence ATGTGCCTGATCCTATTTTCAAATAAGGAACATCCTGTCTACAGTCTCGTTCTCGGAGCTAATCGAGACGAATTCTACGAGCGTCCAACTGCACCCGCTAGTTTCTGGACAGATGCCCCAAATATGCTGGCTGGTAGAGATCTGCGCCATGGCGGTACTTGGCTCGGAATTCATCGTAATGGCCGATTCGCAGCGGTGAGCAATTATCGTGATCCATCATCCGATAGACTCCAGGCGCTGTCCCGTGGAATCGTTGTACGCGATTTCCTTCTTGGTTTCGCTGAGCCCTTAGCGTATCTTCAACAGCTTTCGCGCAAGCGGAATCAATACAACTATTTTAACCTGATTTTAGGTAAGGCATCCGATATCTGGTATTACTGCAATCGAAATGATGAAGTTCGATCCCTATCATCAGGTCTTTATGGGATGAGTAACCATCTATTGAACACACCCTGGTTAAAGGTCGAAGAAGGAAAGGCGGCGTTACACCAGTTAATATCAAAGGAAAAGAATATTCATCCTGAACGAATTTTGGATATACTCGCTGACCGTTCAATAGCAAACGACTATCGCTTGCCGGATACAGGTGTTAGTCTTGATATGGAACGGATGCTCTCAGCACGGTTCATCAGTAGTGCGCATTACGGTACACGTTCGTCAACAGTTCTGTTGATAGATAAACAGGGAAACGTAACGTTTACCGAACGCTCCTTTGATACACAATCCAATGAATCGAAAACGCTACGGTATCGTTTTACTATCACGGCAAGCTCGCAGACAGAACCGTTATCAACGGTTACCGCAACATGA
- a CDS encoding glycosyltransferase: protein MLTSISVIIPTHNRARLLRRALDSVYKQTRLPNEVIVVDDGSTDGTARCVHECNPKIRYLRQDRKGVSAARNLGIQQSLGKWLAFLDSDDEWLPRKLERQLAGLTDPPQHRIIHTDEIWIRHGRRVNPMHKHRKYGGQVFKHCLRLCIISPSSVMIHRSIFDQIGLFDESLPVCEDYDLWLRITAELPVLYIDEPLTIKYGGHVDQLSRKYWGMDRFRIRALDNIIKSNHLRPDDRRAAIDMLDDKIQIYLNGARKRSKVKEIAEFQAIRSRYLTEDTTNKRPLMSILA, encoded by the coding sequence ATGTTGACGAGCATCTCAGTCATCATCCCGACACATAATCGAGCGAGACTTCTGCGGCGTGCCTTGGACTCTGTCTATAAGCAGACACGCCTGCCGAACGAAGTAATTGTAGTCGATGACGGTTCTACGGACGGAACGGCAAGATGCGTGCATGAATGCAATCCGAAAATCCGTTACCTACGACAAGACAGGAAAGGCGTTAGCGCAGCTCGCAACCTGGGAATTCAACAATCGTTGGGAAAATGGTTAGCATTTCTTGATTCCGATGACGAATGGCTGCCAAGAAAACTCGAAAGGCAACTTGCTGGACTTACGGATCCCCCACAACATCGAATCATTCACACAGATGAAATCTGGATCCGCCATGGCCGGCGGGTAAATCCGATGCACAAACATCGTAAGTACGGAGGCCAGGTCTTTAAGCACTGTCTGCGACTTTGCATCATCTCGCCTTCGTCGGTGATGATCCACCGCTCCATCTTTGACCAGATCGGATTATTTGACGAATCCCTGCCAGTTTGTGAAGACTACGATCTCTGGCTTCGGATAACCGCCGAATTGCCCGTCCTATATATCGATGAACCTCTGACCATCAAGTACGGAGGACATGTGGACCAGCTGTCCCGGAAATACTGGGGAATGGATCGCTTCCGAATCCGGGCACTGGACAACATTATCAAATCCAATCACCTGCGTCCGGATGATAGGCGCGCAGCGATCGACATGCTCGATGATAAAATTCAGATTTACCTAAACGGTGCACGGAAAAGGAGTAAGGTGAAAGAAATCGCTGAATTTCAGGCGATCCGAAGCCGGTACTTGACCGAAGATACAACGAATAAAAGGCCATTGATGTCCATACTTGCTTGA
- a CDS encoding SDR family oxidoreductase yields the protein MKNNERLKDKTAVITGASRGIGRAIAQLFASHGAHVVVNYKRSKAMASEVVREIEVDGGRAVAVQADVSKADDIDRLFETALEALGKIDIWANVAGADILTGAGAKLSDIDKLDQLIAVDLRGTILCCWRAAPLMKRAGSGVILNMSWDAVLQGMKGRNPAIFAAAKGGILGFTKCLARSYAPEVRVNELAPGWIETAFAQDGMTEDAYKAVLESTPMRRFGRPEDVAGAALYLASDEASFVTGQTIRINGGQVL from the coding sequence ATGAAGAATAACGAGCGGCTTAAAGACAAGACTGCGGTCATTACCGGTGCCAGTAGGGGGATAGGACGCGCTATTGCGCAATTATTTGCGAGTCATGGCGCCCATGTCGTGGTTAACTACAAGCGTTCGAAGGCAATGGCTTCAGAGGTGGTACGCGAAATTGAGGTGGACGGGGGGCGCGCCGTGGCAGTGCAAGCTGACGTCTCAAAGGCTGATGATATTGATCGCCTTTTTGAGACCGCGCTCGAAGCGTTGGGGAAGATTGACATCTGGGCGAATGTCGCTGGAGCCGATATCTTGACCGGCGCTGGCGCGAAGCTTTCCGATATAGATAAGCTAGATCAACTGATCGCAGTTGATCTGCGTGGCACCATACTGTGTTGCTGGCGCGCGGCGCCTTTGATGAAGCGGGCTGGAAGCGGCGTAATCCTAAACATGTCGTGGGATGCAGTGCTACAGGGCATGAAAGGACGAAATCCAGCGATATTCGCTGCAGCAAAAGGGGGCATCTTAGGATTTACTAAGTGCCTTGCCCGGTCATACGCGCCTGAGGTACGGGTCAATGAGCTTGCGCCTGGATGGATAGAGACCGCCTTCGCACAAGATGGAATGACGGAAGATGCGTACAAGGCCGTTTTAGAGAGCACGCCGATGAGACGGTTTGGCCGGCCCGAGGACGTCGCTGGCGCTGCACTGTATCTTGCTTCAGACGAGGCATCGTTTGTTACAGGTCAGACCATTCGAATCAACGGCGGCCAGGTGTTGTAG
- a CDS encoding protein tyrosine phosphatase family protein — translation MSTSSLNAIRNYYRLTDTIGTAGQPEKAQFADIKEAGFELIINLAEANSPHAILNEEELVLSNELTYTHIPVAFDDPTLEKLEQFFDVMDANRGKNIFVHCALNMRVSAFMCLYQVIRQRIPLDRALAGLHKVWQPDSTWQAFITAALQKYPLMDSTSESQ, via the coding sequence ATGAGCACATCATCGCTAAACGCCATACGCAACTATTATCGTCTGACAGACACCATTGGCACGGCGGGCCAGCCTGAAAAAGCACAGTTCGCAGATATTAAAGAAGCGGGATTCGAACTTATTATTAACTTAGCCGAGGCCAATTCGCCGCATGCGATACTCAATGAAGAGGAACTGGTCCTATCCAACGAGCTTACCTATACGCACATACCCGTTGCGTTTGACGATCCAACACTGGAAAAACTGGAGCAGTTTTTCGATGTAATGGATGCGAATAGGGGGAAAAACATTTTTGTGCATTGTGCGTTGAATATGAGGGTGTCCGCGTTCATGTGTCTATATCAGGTTATTCGACAAAGAATACCTCTTGATCGCGCCCTAGCAGGGCTCCATAAAGTTTGGCAGCCTGACAGCACGTGGCAAGCATTCATTACTGCGGCCTTGCAAAAATACCCGCTGATGGACAGCACGTCTGAAAGTCAATGA
- a CDS encoding DNA photolyase: MIDTIYIEREVAAHPRAQQICARFPEAVQIACDRYSEVFNRKAQNFRLQKRRPALILANKFDHYILEAPTDYGIGSEYNFYFSHMLNCLYDCRYCFLQGMFRSAHYVVFVNYEDFTDAIAKKMKQLPDKDVFFFSGYDCDSLALEPITGFVDHFLPFFRGLPNAWIELRTKSTQIRRLMALEPVKNCVVAMSFTPAELATVLEHKTPSVDRRIEAMAQLQKRGWKLGVRFDPLIFHEDYKEQYRRLFDQVFEKINADSLHSASLGSFRLPRPFYRTMSRLYPDEKLFAAASEDVNGMISYRKSLKEEIEAFCEEALLGYIPRQIYFPCRKAI; the protein is encoded by the coding sequence ATGATCGACACGATCTACATAGAACGCGAAGTTGCAGCCCATCCAAGAGCCCAACAGATCTGCGCGCGGTTTCCTGAAGCTGTTCAAATCGCTTGCGATCGTTACAGCGAGGTATTTAATCGCAAGGCCCAGAACTTCCGCTTACAGAAGCGCCGTCCCGCATTAATTCTCGCTAACAAGTTTGATCATTATATCCTAGAGGCACCAACAGATTATGGAATTGGCAGTGAATATAATTTTTATTTCTCCCATATGCTCAATTGCCTGTACGACTGCCGTTATTGTTTCCTGCAAGGTATGTTCCGATCGGCGCATTACGTCGTGTTTGTTAATTACGAGGATTTCACAGATGCCATTGCCAAGAAGATGAAACAACTACCGGATAAGGATGTCTTTTTCTTCTCTGGGTATGACTGCGATAGCCTCGCGCTTGAACCGATTACTGGGTTTGTGGATCATTTTCTTCCATTTTTTAGAGGCTTGCCCAACGCTTGGATCGAGTTGCGAACAAAGAGTACTCAGATACGGCGGCTCATGGCCTTGGAACCCGTCAAAAACTGTGTTGTCGCCATGAGCTTCACACCAGCTGAACTGGCTACCGTCCTTGAACATAAAACGCCGTCTGTGGATCGGCGCATTGAAGCAATGGCACAACTTCAAAAACGTGGCTGGAAGCTTGGAGTACGGTTTGACCCATTAATATTTCATGAAGACTATAAGGAACAGTATCGACGCCTTTTTGACCAGGTATTCGAAAAAATTAACGCGGATAGCCTGCACTCTGCAAGTTTAGGCTCATTCCGCCTTCCGCGCCCATTTTACCGAACTATGTCTCGCCTTTACCCTGACGAAAAACTTTTTGCCGCCGCTTCCGAAGACGTTAATGGCATGATTTCGTATCGTAAATCGCTTAAGGAAGAGATAGAAGCGTTCTGCGAAGAAGCGTTGTTAGGTTACATACCGCGACAAATTTACTTTCCGTGCAGGAAAGCAATTTGA